The following nucleotide sequence is from Nitrospira sp..
AGGGGCTCACCGGAGCTTCAGCATTTTTCCCTGGATGGCGGCCTTGAGCAGTTGGGCGGTATTGGAAACCCGGATCTTTTTCATCATATTCGCCCGATGCGCCTCAACGGTTTTGACACTGATTTTTAACCGCTGAGCAATTTCCTTGTTCTTGAATCCGGTCCAAATCAACTCGAGGATTTCCTGTTCGCGTGTTGTGAGTGCTTCGGGACGTCGTTTGCGAAGGGGAAGAACAGGATCCGGTGCGGATACTTTGGCTCGACTTTTCGTGGTCTTGGCGACTGGCGACATGTACATCTAGCTCCACTTCAGGTAAAGGCAATTCACAGATTGAGGCTTGCGACCTTCTGCGCCAAAATTGCTCCCGGATTATACGCAGTGCCTCCGGCGTTTGTAAATGAAAAGCGCCAAGGCATGGGGTCTTGTCGTCTGCTCTTATTGCCCTAGGATTCAATACGTACTATTAGAAGAGGGCTCGTGTCGAGCCTGGCCACATTGTTTCAGGAATGTTCATGATTCCATATGTGACGGTACTGCTATTCGGCGCAGTGATCGGCAGTTTTTTGAATGTCTGCATTCATCGCCTTCCGCGTGAAGAATCGGTTGCCTGGCCGGCTTCTCGCTGTCCCTCCTGCCGCCAGGCGATTGCTTTCTACGACAACATTCCGATTGTGAGTTATCTGCTTCTGCGGGGTCACTGCCGGGCCTGTCATGTGCCGATTGCGATCCAGTATCCAGTGGTGGAAGCGGCCAACGCGATCGGATACGTGCTGGTCTTTTGGACGTTCGGGTTTACGCCGGCGGCCTGGGCCTATGCGGCGCTCGTGTCCGGGCTAATCGTGGTGACGGGGACCGACCTCTCCCATACGATGATCCCGGACGCCGTTACCCTGCCGGGAATCGTCATCGGTCTGCTGTGTGCCGTCTTGATCCTTCCGATAGGACTTGTCGATTCCATGCTCGGTGTGTTGTTGGGCGGCGGGATCCTATGGTTTTTGGCGTGGATCAGTCCCTACGTGTTCGGGAAGGAAGGGATGGGGGGCGGGGATATCAAGCTGATGGCCATGGTCGGGGCCTTCCTCGGCTGGCAGCCGGTGTTGTTGGCGATTATGATCGGATCTTTTCTGGGGTCCATTGTCGGTGTCGGGCTCATCGCCATCGGGGTCATGCGGCGTGAGCAGTACATTCCATTCGGACCGTTCTTGGCAGTGGGATCAATCCTTGCCCTGTTGTTTCATCAGCCCCTGCTTGAGTGGTATTGGGCGCTGATCGACATTCCTCAGTAATTGCCTTCAAATCGTTATCCAGAGCCAATTTCCAAGGATCAGCGCCTCGCCGAACTGTATCTGAACGGATGACTGACTGTATCCGATTCGGAACAGTTCATAACTGTTCACGCGCTTTTTTCTGTCCTACCTCAGGCAACATTCCACGGCTCACGGCAGATTTCCTCAACATTTCTATAGCTTCGCCGGCCGCTTCGTAGAAGAGGTGGCCTCATTGCTTCTACAGGCGTCGGGAATGAGAAACGGCATGGAACTTGGAAATGCTCTACGCGCTCGAAGAAAGGAGCCGGTATGAACGAACGTGGCGGGAGTCTTGTGGAGCTGTGTACGGTGGTCGCGATCATCGGGATTGTGGTGGGCGTGAGTGTGCCTGGATGGGCCGCCCTTGTCGCAAAACATCAACAGCGCGCGGTGATGGTGGAGATCGCATCGGAGTTGCGCATGGCCCGGCAATTGGCGATGGCGAGGCATGAGCGTATTCGAGTGGTCGTGGATGCGGAACAGTATGAATTGCGCACGGAATGCATGGACTGTGACACAAGCTTGCTGCGCCGGTATGAGTTCGCTCACAAAGGCACGGCGGTTGAGTCGATGACGACGAAACCGGAAATCATGTTTCAGGCCAGCGGTCGTTCGGCCACGGCGACGACCATGGTCCTGGTCGACGGTCGTCGTGCGACACATCAGGTCACGGTGAGCATCACCGGACGGGTGACCCTGTCATGACACAATGTGAGTCGAATCGTGTGACGCGACGATCTGTGTTGATGAGTGCCAAAGGGTTCACCCTCGTGGAGAGCATGGTGGCGTTGGTGGTGCTGTCGATCGGCGTGATCGGGACAATCGGCATGTGCGAATGGGCTGAGCGAGGTCTGCAGCGCGGGGCGTTGACGACAACCGCGCTGGCGCTCGCTGAATCACGGCTGGAGGCCAAGCGGAGTGTGGCGTGGGAGCGGTTGTTGATGGACGACGTGGATCAAGACGGAATAGTGGAGTCCGTCATGCACGACGATGGCTTGCAGGATGATCAGACGAACGGCGACGGCATCTTCACGGCCAGTGCCACCCAGTCCAACATCCGGCTTGTCTGGACCGTGGAACTGAATCGCGGCCATGAGCCAGCCGGGGCGAGCCTGGCGACTATCGAGGCGCGCGCAATCTTCCGGACCATGGGAGGGCAGGAGAAAGAGGTTCGCGTTCGCACGATCCGGGCCAATCCTCGGTATGTCGGCCTGTCTGTGTTGTCATGAGGCGCGGCATGGTCAGCAGTTCGCACGCGCCAAAGCACATGAATATTGGATGGTGCCTCGGCTCTGCCGGAGCGAGTCTCATAGAACTCCTCATCGCAATGGCGATCAGCAGCATCGCAATATCCGCTTCAATTCATGTCTTTTCCTCAGTCGGCCTGCGGTTCGGCGCACAGCATTCGACGATGGTGACGAATCAGGACCTGCGCCTGGGTTTGGATGTGCTGTGCAGCGAGGTGCGTCTGGCTGGAGGCGGATTGTTAGGTGGAGATTCGCCGTTTCTCAAGGCGAAGTCGGACGAGATCGAATTCTTCGCCAACTTGAGTGGTGCGTCGACTACGCTGACACAGGTCGCAGAAATCGGCCGCCAGGATCTCCCTGTGGAAGAAGGAGCCGGTTGGCCAAAAGGCAAGCAACTACTGGTGTGCACAACCGTGCACTGCGCCTGGAATCAGTTGGCTGCCGATGGACGGAAGCAGACGCTGACATTGGTGACACCGACTGCCGAACAGTTTCCAGTGCGTAGCGCCATATTCCTGCTGAATCGAGTCCGTTACTACGTGAAGCGCCAGGATGATGGGGCGATGCGGGTCATGCGTGATGTGGATGGCGGTGCGAGTACGCTCTTGGGCGATGTGAGTCAGTTCGAGCTGCAATATTTTGATAGGGAGGGGCGTGTGACGACGGACTTGAGCGAGGTGGTGCGGGTACGTGTGGCGATACAGGCCGGACGACAAGGAGCGAGGCTGGTGCGGGACGTGGCAATCCGGATGTAATAGGTAAAAGGAATAACTATGAAGACAAGCATGGGACGATCACGAATTGCGGTGCGGCGAGATGAGAGGGGAATGGCGTTGTTGGCGGTGCTCATGGTGGTGTTTCTGCTGACCTTGCTGGGGATGACTTCTATGCAGTTGGCCGGCCAGGAGATCGTCGGCGCCAGTGCGTTACAAGAGGAACGGCTTGCGCACCACGCCGCTGAAGCGGCGGTTGATGTAGTGATGGGATGGTTTCACGATCCTGCGCTGCATCCGCAGGGAGTCGAGACGACGTGGTTGACGAAACGGTTGGTGAATGCACAGGGAGATGCCTCCTATTTCGATGCACAGGGGCGCGCACAGTTTGCGGGAACCGGTGCGTCTCCGGATGTGGTCTTTGATGCGGCCAATGCTCAGCATGACCGGCTTATGAACGATCCGCAGGCCGGTTGGTTCAAATCCCTCAAGGGGCTTGCGAGGATTCTCAAGTTACGAGTCTATGGGGCGACGCGGCCGGGTCTGCTCTGCACGGTGGAGGTGACGGCCGCAGCCGGCCATACCTCACGGGTAACGAAAACGGTATCCGTCGAATTCGGCGCCTATGCCGTTCCGGCGCTGCACGCGCCGATCCAGAGCGGCACAGTAGGAAATGAATCTGCGCCACCCTCGGCCGGTTCGGTGTTTGCCCATTGGGGCGACATGGTGGTACGCGGCAAAGCGTATTTCCCTCGACCGGAGGCGGTCCCGATGAAGAGCGGGTTGGCACCGGTGACGGGGCAGGCCTATGACGAAATGACGCACCGCGAAGATCGCTGGTTCACCATCCGGCTCGGTGGCGACGCGTTTTTTGCGCAGCTCCCGGCAGAGGCCTGGTCGGGACTTCCACTCAATCTCCACACGCACCAGGATCCGGTGCCTGGTCTCAAGGTAGACCAGTGGGACTACGACACTTTGAAAAGTATGGCCAGGCAGTTCGGGCAGTACTACGGCATCGACCGGGATGGATTGCTGTATGCCGGTGGTGTGATCCAGCCAGGATCGGGGCGCCCAGCCTCGGAAGTGTTTGCCTCGAAGGGCCCCGGTGACCATCGGGGGTTGATCTTTGTCGATACGCTCGATGGGACTTCTCCGCGACTTGACAATTTAGGGACGATTGTGCTCGATCAAGAGTATGCCGAGGGCATCTTCATTGTGAATGCGCATGTGCTTTGGAAGACAGAGACGTATGGTAAACCGATTCCGGCTCTCAGTCCTCCGCCGGAGGGTCAGCAATCGCTCGGGAGCCGGATTCCGGTTCAGTTGCCCGGCATTCATCTGCAGGGCGTTCTGTATGTCGCGGGTGATGTGCGGTATGCAGGACACCTCAGAGTCTATGGCGGGGTAGTCTCGCAAGGGGCCATTGTGGATGTTGCGAACGGGTCGGGGAAGTTGGAAGTTTGGTACAACCACGACCTCCGCGAGGGGCTCGTGCAGGGTATGCCGTTGGTCTTTGTGGCAGCTGGCAGTTGGCAGGCCAAAATCTGACGGCAGTGCTGCGGGGTTGACGCGGTCATCCTGCCGGCATGTTGAATCCAGACAATCATCTGCAATCGAATCGTCTCCACGGAGTCCAGAAAGGAATCGCTTCCATGAGTCGTACCACGATGTCCACGCTATCAGCCGCTGAGTCTTCTCGAGGGGGCAGCGCTTCGGTGCAGGCGCGCTCCGTTAGTTGCTATCACCGGCTCGTCGAACAGGGCTTTTTGCGACAGGAGGAGTTAGTGCTTGCCATAGGCGAAGCCGCACGCAAGCGGCTCGATGTGGCAACTGTGCTCATGGAGCGGTACAGAATACCGAAGCCGGCTCTCGGTGCCGCACTGGCGGATTTCTATCACTGCCCGTTTCTCGCTTATGACGAGCGCACGCTTCTGGAGCGGGAGCTATTCAGAAATCTCAGCCTGGACTATCTTCGGCTGAACCATTGGGTTCCCGTCAGGCGTCAAGGCAACGGAATCGAAGTCCTGATCGACGACCCGCACAATCCCGATAAGTTGTTCGATGTGCGACGAGCGTTTCCGGGTCAGGCACTGTCCTATTGCGTCGGACTTCGTTGCGATATTGAGCGGTTTTTAAATGCCATTCAAGGGCGTGAGTCGGGCGATGCAATCTCCGACATTCTTGGCGAGCTGGTCAGTGAAGCGCAGCTCGAAGAACAGCAAAACGCGACGATTGCGGCGATTACGGAAAACGATTCGGCCATCGTCCGGCTCGCTAATCAAATCATTACGGACGCCTATCGGCGCGGGGCCTCGGATATCCATGTTGAGCCTTATGCCGATCGAAAGGAAACGGCTGTGCGTTTCCGTGTCGACGGCACCTGCTTTACGTACATGAAGATTCCGGCAGCCTACCGCCGGGCGATCGTCTCGCGCCTGAAGATTATGGCGAGTCTGGACATTGCCGAGCGGCGCAAGCCGCAGGATGGCAAAATCCGATTCAAGTTGGGTACCGGGCAGGAGATCGAATTGCGGGTCGCAACACTTCCCACTTCCGGCTTTAATGAAGACGTGGTGATTCGCCTGCTGACTGCCCACGGACCTCGCCGGTTGGAGGAACTGGAGTTCAGCGACGGAACACGCCGGCTCGTACGGCAGCTGGCTCAAAAGCCGCATGGCATCGTCCTGTGCGCCGGTCCGACCGGATCAGGAAAGACCACCACCTTGCATGCCATTCTGGCGTCGATTAATACCGATGAACGAAAGATCTGGACGGCCGAGGATCCCATCGAGATTACTCAGGACGGATTGCGGCAGGTGCAGGTTCATCCCAAGATCGGACTCACGTTTGCGACGACCATGAGGGCCTTCCTGAGAGCAGATCCGGACGTGATCATGATCGGGGAAATGCGGGACAAGGAGACGGCGGATATTGCCATTGAAGCCTCTCTGACCGGACACTTGGTGTTCAGTACCATTCATACGAATAGCGCCGTCGAGACTGTGGTGCGATTGCTCGATCTGGGGTGCGACCCGTTCAATTTTTCAGATGCCATGTTGGGAGTGTTGGCGATGCGGTTGTGCAAGCGCATCTGTCCCAACTGCCGCGAGGC
It contains:
- a CDS encoding type II/IV secretion system protein, translated to MLAIGEAARKRLDVATVLMERYRIPKPALGAALADFYHCPFLAYDERTLLERELFRNLSLDYLRLNHWVPVRRQGNGIEVLIDDPHNPDKLFDVRRAFPGQALSYCVGLRCDIERFLNAIQGRESGDAISDILGELVSEAQLEEQQNATIAAITENDSAIVRLANQIITDAYRRGASDIHVEPYADRKETAVRFRVDGTCFTYMKIPAAYRRAIVSRLKIMASLDIAERRKPQDGKIRFKLGTGQEIELRVATLPTSGFNEDVVIRLLTAHGPRRLEELEFSDGTRRLVRQLAQKPHGIVLCAGPTGSGKTTTLHAILASINTDERKIWTAEDPIEITQDGLRQVQVHPKIGLTFATTMRAFLRADPDVIMIGEMRDKETADIAIEASLTGHLVFSTIHTNSAVETVVRLLDLGCDPFNFSDAMLGVLAMRLCKRICPNCREAYHPTRSEYDELVQAFGEGDWEGVHPAYNPGLTLFRGRGCDTCNQTGYRGRVPIHELMVVSDSMKALIQARARTGELLTLAKSDGMRTLVQDGIEKVLQGLTTYKQVRAVAIK
- a CDS encoding prepilin peptidase, which encodes MIPYVTVLLFGAVIGSFLNVCIHRLPREESVAWPASRCPSCRQAIAFYDNIPIVSYLLLRGHCRACHVPIAIQYPVVEAANAIGYVLVFWTFGFTPAAWAYAALVSGLIVVTGTDLSHTMIPDAVTLPGIVIGLLCAVLILPIGLVDSMLGVLLGGGILWFLAWISPYVFGKEGMGGGDIKLMAMVGAFLGWQPVLLAIMIGSFLGSIVGVGLIAIGVMRREQYIPFGPFLAVGSILALLFHQPLLEWYWALIDIPQ
- a CDS encoding response regulator transcription factor, whose translation is MYMSPVAKTTKSRAKVSAPDPVLPLRKRRPEALTTREQEILELIWTGFKNKEIAQRLKISVKTVEAHRANMMKKIRVSNTAQLLKAAIQGKMLKLR
- a CDS encoding GspH/FimT family pseudopilin, which encodes MNERGGSLVELCTVVAIIGIVVGVSVPGWAALVAKHQQRAVMVEIASELRMARQLAMARHERIRVVVDAEQYELRTECMDCDTSLLRRYEFAHKGTAVESMTTKPEIMFQASGRSATATTMVLVDGRRATHQVTVSITGRVTLS
- a CDS encoding prepilin-type N-terminal cleavage/methylation domain-containing protein; this translates as MTRRSVLMSAKGFTLVESMVALVVLSIGVIGTIGMCEWAERGLQRGALTTTALALAESRLEAKRSVAWERLLMDDVDQDGIVESVMHDDGLQDDQTNGDGIFTASATQSNIRLVWTVELNRGHEPAGASLATIEARAIFRTMGGQEKEVRVRTIRANPRYVGLSVLS